The DNA window aaccattgtggatgctctaacagtATTTTCTTATTATGTCTATTGGATGTGGCAGTCTCATTTCTTTTTGATATAggatttaagaaatgttaaaaaattggatggaagaaagttagtagaatatcaGATctatttgtatataatattagttttaaatgatatgggagtggaatgagttaatggaatgtagtgtctttttaccatttatagtaattatgaaccggAACTCCTATTTTCGGACGGATCATGTtaaaaaaacgggactcctattcacaaatggagggagtatatacttatCAAAATCTAACACTCACCTCTATTCGATTAACCCATTTTATTAATGTTAATAGATGAGAATTGTAAGGACATGATATGTACGAACGATACAAGAATATAAGAATATTACAATATGTTTGATTCTTTATATTGAGGGACAATTGTCATTACGAAACGTTTGCGGTccttgtaaatacaaaatataatttgTGGGCCTTATACTGGTACGTACGTATGTTTTAAGGTTCTTTTCActttttgacatttttaagaCAAAAACACTCCCAAATAGGTAAATTTGTACgttattttctctctttcctCCTTGCTTCTCCCTTTTTTCGCACGTTCGGGTTTTAGGCTTTTCACAAGTTAGGCAAAGAACTTGAAGTTGTTGGTGAGGCCCACTGGCTCGCGAAAAATGTAGAGCAAAAGAACGTTGGTTCTTGGAGTGAGCCTCTTAGGGCTCTGGTCACCAGCATACCTCACTTTGGCCAACCAGGATGAAAGCCAAGCGAGTGTAAAGCTATAGGAAACAAACTTATAGCTTGGCAAAGCAGAGTTCTTATTGAAAACTGAAGGTGAACTATTGTTCCGAGTGAGTGAGTTCGTGGTCTTAGTCACTAATTTCTAACTAGTGGTAATAATTTTAAGGCAACGAAAATGGTACTAGAATATGGGGTTTGCCACACTTGATAGAGCTAAGAAATTAATAGAAGAATACTCTGAGGAACTTCTTAATGTATTCCCTGAAAGAGTTCAAgtaaactaaaaaaagaaaaaaaattgttgtttttttctttAGTGGTAACATATGTTAACGCTTATTAACTCATTTGGAGATCGACTCGATTTTGGACCGTGAAGCTTATAGGAAACGCCTTTGGGATTCCGGATAACATTGTTAGGGCGTATCATGAAGCTGAGATTTGTGTCGTGTATGATACTCATTTTCAACCATTTACATCAAATTCAAACTCATTTGTGAGTATATGTCGTACCAAAAAGTAGTTTTACTTCaaccatttaaattaaattcaaaatttaaaccatttttaagtttttgtctcataaaatttttgcagtaacaccatatttggtattgtttcacaaaaaaacacaaaaaacacaaaaaaatgggTTTGAATTTAGTGTATTAGTTGAAGAAGATTTCTACACCAAGatgcatttttgaaatatgattGGAGATGGTCAAATCAAGTGGCACATAATATATAAAGTGAGATAGGAGCATGGTTAAATGTGGTAGCGGTTACATTATGCTTCTCTCTGGTTATGTCACCCGTAAGAAATTTGGTGATGAAGATACATGTGTTATGcgtataataattattgattttttttatcttttcgtGATTTAATTTGAATgtggttttggttttgaaaaTATGTAACAAAGAGACACTCCCTCTTTTATCTATCTTCAATCTTTTATATAGGCAAATAGAGAAATTTAATAGTAACATCACGATTGAGTCATACCAGAGATCAATCATTTTATCACTAGGTCAACTCACACATCTTTAATCAATGGCGGATGCAGCttataagagcatctgcaacgcgGCACGGAACCGTTCTGCGTTTCattccggaggaacgaaacgctcgcgcgacgcgttgcggaaCACCGTCCCGTCACCGAACCATCCCCATCTCGTCGCGTAACCCGTGCCTGCGAGACGCGGCACGGGCTGTCACGCCACGCGCtttggcgacgtggcgcgcccctgcgtcgtgcgtgacgcccactcaccggcccgcgagtgggcgtcgtcacgtgctgaaaaaatcgaatttaaaaaaaataaaaaaattagtaaacgTTATATATCCGTTTTTCcgtttttccctttttttatttttttactctataaatactcctaattcatcctcatttcacacacaactacacatctattcttcctaaatcaacttcatttcctctccaattttcatccaacatctcatcacaaaatatccggcgacggcaactccggtggtggcggctccggcgggtgggatctcaacacgtttaacgattgggagaccatgtacaacacactaggtggttccggttcgtcgacgccgagcacccagggttcggcgacgccgggtgggtaccaaccacccacttttgaCGTGGATACATACGCTCgtcctccgccccgcggtattcgcagggattatcctagattcgggaggatttccccgttgaacccactctgggagtaggccgaggcggggggaggaggccgaggcgggaAAAGCTCCAGGGGGGAGTCGGAGGAgggcgaggaggaggaagaggaggatctaggccggcatccgtacagcaacaacgaaacgatggcggtgtacaacgcctggatcaccgtctcgtacgatcccatcgtcgggaatcaacaacccaacAAGtacttctgggaaaaggtcactgagatctaccaccagattaagcctAAAGGGTCCCGGaagcgcacatataagatgctctgctctcactttggccgagtcgacaaacaggtcaaaaaattctgcgacatctactcgaccgaagcggcgcactaccaaagcggagcttcgggagccgacattctgagggcggctttgcgcgtctacaaccaggacaccggtaaacaattcaaatatgttgatatttggcagatCGTCAAGGAAGAGGAAAGGTTGGCCagcggtgtccgctccagctcgggctcaacctcaaagcgcacgaagcacacggcgagtggccaatactcgtctggtgacaccagtgagggcagcggcggacaagaGGGTGCAccgcaggagtttgcgggtatgGCCGTCgaccgcaagggacgaaggcggcgaaggcggctagagcgaggaagggccgaggcgaatcaagccaggcgggctcgggggaggctcgaacacccttgtggcggtgtacatgaccgccaccatggcggacacttcccgcttctcaccctcccaatacgcggcctggtggaacggaattgtgcatatggcagcacaacttggccttccgactcccctccacctcgaccgccttcgggggatgattcgccggcggagtattttttttattttctttaaatttgtattttaaattatgcaacgtttaattttttaggattttaattgtgtgtttttattttttagaattttaagttgtaattttttttatatgttgtgtgttttttaatgaagtgtgtttgttttaattgaattgggttagaaataaaaataaaaaatgaaattgaatggatagtaatttaaggaacagttaagaaacggataaggaacagagggttgcaggttccgttccttagttaaggaatggagtaaaaaagtacagtgaggcccgcaaatagtagtttaaggaacggttaagaacGGTATAgcaacagcgttgtggatggcctaacaagCTGTACAACTTTATcccaaaatataatttcttaatgCCAAATTTAGATATCTTAATAGGTGACCTAGTTGTGAAAAAGTTGGTCTTCTCAGATTTAGACTAGCTGACTAGGGTTTGattccttagagcatccgcaatggtggATTTCCCAGCGGACGTCTGACTGGAGTGTCGGgtgtccgcgcgggacgtctgCCATTAAACGTGAGAGGGGCGGATgcgacgtccgctgcggacaccgcatATCCGCGGCCTTCCGGCGACCGCCATTACGGGTAAGACAGTAGTAATATGTTCAAAATAATCCTTCACTGTTGACGGgtgttttagaaaaaaaatctctaaccatatttaatcaaagttatttttaaATATCGCATAAATACAAGTGACAAAGTAGTACATATGCTAAATATAAAATTCTCTCCATTTTTTACCCTCAATTCACAGCCACCaacaatattaattaaaaagatGCGTCATGTATTCAATTTGAAAATCTGCAGAACAGACTGTATGTGAAATGAGTCATTTTCATAAGTTGTGCAACTATAATATCCAGACTTAGGTAAAAATTTGTAGGAGTATCTTTTTATTTACTATAAAGACAAGACTAATGGGCTACAtcactaaaaaaaataactacAAAGTTGACTTCTTATTAAATCTAATAGGAGTAGCTTGttattaaatttcatttatttattaaacgaAAAGCagctattcattcaatttatttCGCCAATAACATTTTTCTAAACAGAATAAGGAATGTTCTATTTAATCAAACGTAAAACACTACTGCAAGTTATGACATTAAAGAATAACATTGATTTAGCAAAGAAAGTGCAGAAAATCCAACATGTCACGAAAACTAAAAACCGTACGTAAAAACTTgcattttcacattttttttccaGATAGTGGAATTCACAATGTCGTTTTCAAATTTCCACAAAGAGTCGATAAAACAATGAAGTTGTAGGTAGGGTTATTTATTATTAAGTAAATGTAATGTAAGTAACTAAGTTTATATTAATCATTCATTCTTTTTTATTAGTGGGATCCATTAAAGTTAATTTTTTCGTAAACAAAAGGTAGCGATAGATCACACTCATGCTTATATGCATTTCACCCAAAAAAGAATCAATATTTAGTTCTTTGCCATCTTAATTATTGTCAATACAATTTGATCCAACAGCAAATTGAATTATGAGCAACAAAATCCTATCCACATATTAACCACAATCCAAACGAAAGATAAAAACATTCTTATGTCCCACCATAACAAAAATGATTAATCATTATCATCAAATTAACATAAACACTTGAATTCCCTTCCCCATTTTACGAATCATTATAGGTTACCTGATTTTAGACCTATATTTCATGATCCTTGGGAGATCCGACCCAACATCATGTCCGGACCGGGTGCCTGTGCTTCTTCCCCTCCGTGTACACCCATACCCGGATAAGAACCCGGAACAACGGGCACGTTCCTCGGCGGACCGTAATAAACCGGCTGACCAGAATTATCAGTGACGAAGCGGGCGGGCATTTCATACGGCCTCACACCCGCTCCATACACGTGATTCATACCCGGATACCCCATGGGTACTTGACCCGATGGAACCGGGTATGACTGCAGAAACTGTGCCCGGATCGGAACCTGTGGAACGGAGGCGTTCGCCGCCTGGACGTGACTGCCGGGCATGTAATACACCGCGGACATGGGCTGCACCTGCGGGTTCGGGTAGTGCCAAACGGGTCCATCTGGATACCCGGTTGGTTGAGAGGCCATTTTATCGTGCACCATTTCACTCTCCTTTATATGCTCTGCAGCCTGGACCGGGTTAACGGGTCGGGTTTTCACGGGCGGAAGATCCGGAATCATTTGTAAGCTGGGTGGGGCCAGGGATGAGGATGTGGAGCAGAATGGCGAGGAGACGACTGGGGCGGGTGAGCCCGGATCCGACATCGAAACGTTGTCGTTTGGGAGGTTTTTGTTCCTGATTTTTGTGCTGCCCTCTTTCAACGCATCGTCGGAATTATCCAACCCGAATAAGTAATCCGGCACTTCGGAGACGATCGAGGAGACCTCGGACCGGCCGCGTTCGAGAACCGAACCGGCGGTCGGTCCGCCGTTGAGAACGTCGACGAACCAGCTCTCGCGCTTGGCGGAGCCGTCGAGGAGCGAGTTGATGCTGGAGGCTCTGGAGTCGTTGAGGTTGTCGTCGATCGGGAAtaggaagaggcggaggcgagcCGATTTCTGGCTCTGGTTCTGGCTGAGGCGATCGTACTCCTCCATCATGTTCTCGACGTCCTCGTCGGCGGTGACGGTTATCAGCGCGTCGAGGTCCTCGTTGGGGAGCTGGTACTTTATGCTTATGTTGGTTGTACCTATCGAAAACCGTTGCAATTGGATATGCCgacatcaaaatcaaaatcaaaactgaAATACTACAATTCTTCATCGCAGGCAGttcaatttaaataatgaattttcGTGGAGTCAAATTAGTTTACCGGAAAGCTTGGAGAGCTTGGAGAGGAGAGCGGCGAAGGTGGTGTGGCGGTGGATGGCCACGATGCGAGTGTCGCCGCCGAAGTAGCGGAGCTGGTTGTCGTGGGGGCGGGGGAGGATTTTGCCGCCGAAACTGCACATGAAGCGGACGCGAGGCTGCGGGGCGTCATCGTGGAGGTTGTGGTGGTCGGAGCGTGGAGTGGAGGCGAGGGAATCGGCAGGGTTGGAGTCGAGATCGGCCATGAATCGGAAATggtgaatttagagagagaggcAGTATTAGCGTAGGAAGAAATGGGAAGAATGTGTGGGTTGTGTTGTGTGAGTGGTGGGGGGAATATTAAAGCGAACGTAGCTGTCACAAAACCACCATTTTTATTTCTGACTGCATATTTTTGTCATGGACGGTGTAAACTACTTCGTCAGCCCCACCCACTCTCATACGCAAATTCATTATACGGATTATAAAACTGTTATGGTAAATGACATTGaaagtataataaaatattagcaATAGAAAAATGAATCTCAGCTTATTACAGAAATAAAATTTACTtcaaataaattatgaaaatgattttgttttttttctgattATTTGTCATTTTTGCATCTATAAAAATGTTACTATAACATGCTAGTAGTGCACAGGTTCGCAAAAACCGCATacgaaaaaaatagttttatttgtACTAATGTGCAACTAGTCATATACTAacgagagaaagaaaaaaatagtgaaaaaaaattaaataaattgaaataagactacgaaaatgaaaaattaaactTATTTTGGTAGACGGAAAAGAGTATTTTATCATAAGTAGTACTCATAAATTTGATCCATAGCAAATAGAGTTAACATCTTTTAGTTCCGTGAAaggaaaaaatatcatttaagtttgtttatatttttcgcGCATGAATCCTAGAAGCCGCAAGTAAGCTAGCTAAAACCCATCGTCATCGACCGATTTCCGTATCTAATTTTAGCAATGTTGAATTAATACGATGCTTCAACATTTGTGACGTAAGTTTTCAAACATTAAAGGAAAACTAGTGTCTGCAACCATTGTTTTACGGGCTAAAGGTTAAAAGGAGTCACCCCTTCGATATTCTTTACATCCTACATTCCGTCCAAAATTTTAATCCTACATTGACTATCATGCTATATCACGTCAACCCTAAAAAACGGTTGCAGGggaaatatgaaaacaaaaggacttaaaataatattattaatttaagagAAATTTGAGTCCTACAAAGTGCAAATTCTATTTTCTAAAAAGTAAATTAGAAGTCCAGTCTATATAATAAAAGAAAcataaataattttcataattttattcattAAACTTATATTGACCACATGGAACGCTCGAAACCAGACCATTCGTAGTGAATTGAGTCGTGCGACACTATTCATAGATCtcatttctttctttatttaacTCTATATTCGAACTTGAACCACTTGTAGAGAATGGATTGTCTTCTCTCATAAGGATATTTTACACTTTCTGCTTTaattttgcattttatcactaatataataaatgcaaaaaatagaggatccaaaaataatatttgtgaTGTCAAACACAATGAACAAGCTCGTTGTCAAAATCAGAAGATAGAAGCAGTGCGGTGAACCGATGACTA is part of the Salvia splendens isolate huo1 chromosome 6, SspV2, whole genome shotgun sequence genome and encodes:
- the LOC121806334 gene encoding uncharacterized protein LOC121806334; translation: MADLDSNPADSLASTPRSDHHNLHDDAPQPRVRFMCSFGGKILPRPHDNQLRYFGGDTRIVAIHRHTTFAALLSKLSKLSGTTNISIKYQLPNEDLDALITVTADEDVENMMEEYDRLSQNQSQKSARLRLFLFPIDDNLNDSRASSINSLLDGSAKRESWFVDVLNGGPTAGSVLERGRSEVSSIVSEVPDYLFGLDNSDDALKEGSTKIRNKNLPNDNVSMSDPGSPAPVVSSPFCSTSSSLAPPSLQMIPDLPPVKTRPVNPVQAAEHIKESEMVHDKMASQPTGYPDGPVWHYPNPQVQPMSAVYYMPGSHVQAANASVPQVPIRAQFLQSYPVPSGQVPMGYPGMNHVYGAGVRPYEMPARFVTDNSGQPVYYGPPRNVPVVPGSYPGMGVHGGEEAQAPGPDMMLGRISQGS